The genomic segment CCCCTCTTAGGCATGGATGTCACAACGAAGGCGATGCTCCTCCTTTCTGTTTTTTCTCTTCTGCTGGTATAGCACCGGCTCCGATTGTTTTTGTTATGTCATTTCGACTGCAGGGAGAAATCTTTTTCACTGTTATTAAAGATTTCTCCCTCACTTCGTGCCTTCAAAATGACACTTAATTGGATAAGTTGGTAATACGGTAATCGTTTGACACTCAGAAACTCTTATCTTATACTAACGATACAAAGGTGTTTCTATCGGAAGGAGGTACAGCACGATGGCACAGATTACGGGCGGGCAACTGGTGGCAAGGACTTTGAAGCAGGCGGGTGTAACAACCATTTTTACCCTTTCCGGCGTCCACATTATCGATATCTATAATGGCTGCATGGATGAGGGGATTCGGATCATCGACGTGAGACATGAACAGACGGCTGCCCACGCCGCCGAAGCCTGGAGCAGGCTTACCGGCATTCCCGGTGTTGCTGTTGTTACTGCCGGCCCCGGTGTAACTGATGCGGTAACGGGCGTAGCAAACGCCTTCCGCAACCAGACACCCATGCTCCTCATCGGCGGCCAAGCGCCACGAAGCCAGCTCCTGAAAGGTGGATTGCAGGAACTCGACCATGTTTCTCTTATGAAACCTATCACCAAGCTTTCAACTTCCTGCTCAGACACGGAGAGAATCCCCGAATTCATCACTTCCGCTCTCAGAGAGGCATTTAATGGCCGTCCGGGGCCTTCCTTTCTCGAAATTCCCATGGACGTGCTGGATGCTGCCGTGGATCTAAATAACGTCACATTCCCTGCATACTGCCGTTCACAGGGACGTCTGCATGGCGACCCTGCACTGATCAAACAGGCCGCATCGTTGCTGGAACGCGCGGAGCGTCCGGCCATTATCGCCGGCACACAGATCTGGCATTGCCGTGCTGATAGTGAACTCACGTCTTTTGTCGAAAAGACCAGCATTCCCACCTATCTCAATGGCGCCGCAAGGGGTTGCCTTTCCGGAGATTGCCCCACGTTTATGACCCGCTCACGCAGGTATGCCCTTTCCCGGGCCGATGTAGTCATGGTTATCGGCACCCCCTTTGATTTCCGACTGGCATACGGCAAACGCATCTCGAAGGACGCAAAAGTAATTCAGATCGATCTGGACTACGGCGAACTGGGCCACAACAGGGACATCGATATCGGTATCCAGGGCGATGTGAAGGCGGTGCTCGCACAACTAACCGCCGCCATAGTACGTCCTGCGCATAGCGACATGTGGTTCGAAGAATTATGCCGGATTGAAGAGGATCTCCAGGAAAAGGACAAGACCTTTCTTGACTCCGATGCGGTACCCATCCACCCCCTGCGCCTTGCCCGGGAGATTAAGGACTTTATGACAGAAGATGCTATCTTTATCGCCGATGGCGGGGATGTGGTAACAATGTCCGCCGGCGTCGTCACACCGTGTGTACCCGGGCGCTGGCTTGATCCGGGTCCTC from the Deltaproteobacteria bacterium genome contains:
- a CDS encoding thiamine pyrophosphate-binding protein encodes the protein MAQITGGQLVARTLKQAGVTTIFTLSGVHIIDIYNGCMDEGIRIIDVRHEQTAAHAAEAWSRLTGIPGVAVVTAGPGVTDAVTGVANAFRNQTPMLLIGGQAPRSQLLKGGLQELDHVSLMKPITKLSTSCSDTERIPEFITSALREAFNGRPGPSFLEIPMDVLDAAVDLNNVTFPAYCRSQGRLHGDPALIKQAASLLERAERPAIIAGTQIWHCRADSELTSFVEKTSIPTYLNGAARGCLSGDCPTFMTRSRRYALSRADVVMVIGTPFDFRLAYGKRISKDAKVIQIDLDYGELGHNRDIDIGIQGDVKAVLAQLTAAIVRPAHSDMWFEELCRIEEDLQEKDKTFLDSDAVPIHPLRLAREIKDFMTEDAIFIADGGDVVTMSAGVVTPCVPGRWLDPGPLGTLGVGTPFAIAAKAAMPHTEVIVLFGDGAFGLTGFDYDTLIRFNMPVIGVVANNAAWNQVRYGQMERYGRIRGEVANTLSPLRYDRIVEAMGGHGEHVTEPSQIRPALERARSSGKPSLINVMVDPNVFSSGTMKASMFK